From one Microlunatus sp. Gsoil 973 genomic stretch:
- a CDS encoding dihydrofolate reductase family protein: protein MGILVLSENVCLDGGIQDPIGQDGFDRGGWFARLAPEDYQAWAKIEYDEALGADALLMGRRTDHFFAGAGWNTREGGWADRLREIPKYVISATLDEPEWIGGTVLRGDAITEVARLKARYERDIVVYGSNQLALTLMDHGLVDQIRLTVHPFVLGCGDRLLEGVAARTSLSVVSVETIGTNLVHLVYGVS, encoded by the coding sequence ATGGGCATACTCGTGTTGAGCGAGAACGTCTGTCTGGACGGCGGCATCCAGGATCCGATCGGCCAGGACGGTTTCGACCGCGGTGGCTGGTTCGCCCGGCTGGCGCCCGAGGACTACCAGGCGTGGGCCAAGATCGAGTACGACGAGGCGCTCGGTGCGGACGCCTTGCTGATGGGCAGGAGGACCGACCACTTCTTCGCCGGTGCGGGCTGGAACACCCGGGAAGGTGGGTGGGCGGACCGGCTCCGCGAGATACCCAAGTACGTCATCTCCGCGACGCTCGACGAGCCGGAGTGGATCGGTGGCACTGTCCTTCGCGGTGACGCCATCACCGAGGTCGCTCGGCTCAAGGCACGGTATGAACGCGACATCGTCGTGTACGGCAGCAATCAACTGGCGCTGACCCTGATGGACCACGGCCTGGTCGACCAGATCCGGCTCACGGTGCACCCCTTCGTCCTCGGCTGCGGGGACCGCCTCCTCGAAGGAGTGGCAGCCCGGACATCCCTGAGCGTCGTCAGTGTCGAGACGATCGGAACCAACCTCGTGCACCTGGTCTACGGCGTGAGCTGA
- a CDS encoding sigma-70 family RNA polymerase sigma factor, producing the protein MTADLITRARAGDEDAFRALTEPHRRELHVHCYRMLGSVDDADDVLQETLLAAWRGLTAYEERSSIRTWLYRIATNRCLNALRAARRRPVKNWDVAAFDPPEPTRYGEVPWLEALPDVLLEGAFDAPLGPAARYEQRESISLAFVTALQLLPPRQTAVLVLRDVLGFPAAEVAAILDTTAQSVSSALKRARATLARHRPSRSDRPPAVGSEAERALLERFVTAYEASDVDGLVTLLSDDVFVSMPPMPQEYLGREAATRFLRPAVTGRRFALTATRANAQPAFGLYASLPGGPRSGSGLIVLDLAGDRITALARFEPTVFPRFGLPQTWPAPSR; encoded by the coding sequence GTGACAGCGGACCTGATCACACGAGCGAGGGCAGGTGACGAGGACGCGTTCCGTGCCCTCACCGAGCCGCACCGACGAGAGCTGCACGTGCACTGCTACCGGATGCTCGGCTCGGTGGACGACGCCGACGACGTTCTTCAGGAGACGCTGTTGGCCGCGTGGCGCGGCCTGACCGCGTACGAGGAACGATCGTCGATCCGTACCTGGCTCTACCGGATCGCCACCAACCGCTGCCTGAACGCGCTGCGGGCTGCAAGGCGGCGACCGGTCAAGAACTGGGATGTCGCGGCGTTCGATCCGCCCGAGCCGACGCGGTACGGCGAGGTGCCGTGGCTGGAGGCGCTGCCGGACGTACTTCTCGAGGGCGCGTTCGACGCACCGCTCGGGCCGGCGGCACGTTACGAGCAGCGCGAGTCGATCTCGTTGGCGTTCGTCACCGCACTGCAGTTGTTACCGCCCCGCCAGACAGCCGTGCTGGTGCTGCGTGATGTGTTGGGATTCCCGGCCGCCGAGGTGGCGGCGATCCTTGACACCACCGCACAGTCGGTCTCCAGCGCCCTCAAGCGAGCCCGAGCGACGCTCGCCCGGCACCGTCCGTCACGCAGCGACCGACCCCCGGCCGTCGGTTCCGAGGCCGAGCGCGCCCTCCTCGAGCGGTTCGTGACAGCCTACGAAGCCTCCGATGTCGACGGCCTGGTGACGTTGTTGTCCGACGACGTGTTCGTGTCGATGCCGCCGATGCCACAGGAGTATCTGGGCCGCGAGGCGGCGACGCGGTTCCTCCGCCCGGCCGTTACCGGCCGGCGCTTCGCCCTCACAGCGACCCGGGCCAACGCACAGCCGGCGTTCGGACTGTACGCTTCCCTCCCGGGCGGACCGCGATCAGGAAGCGGTCTGATCGTGCTCGACCTCGCCGGTGACAGGATCACCGCGCTGGCACGGTTCGAACCGACCGTGTTCCCACGCTTCGGCCTGCCGCAGACCTGGCCGGCACCAAGCCGCTGA
- a CDS encoding family 78 glycoside hydrolase catalytic domain — protein MAEETDPLAGATVIAPDDDFSGAPLLRTEFDLAADHGDLVSATLTATALGIVDLEIGGRPVAPDVLTPGWSSYEWRIRYRSYDVTGLLPAPGDRAAMGASLGNGWYRGRIGFTGGVGLYGDELGLIARLDLSYADGHVQTVVTDESWQAGPSATTDNQIYDGQTIDARRVQSGWSSPGFAADGWVGVHALDLDRNRLVPPIGPPVIRQESIKPVAILTSPSGRTLVDFGQNLVGWLRFTVTGEAGREIVIKHAEVLENGELGTRPLRSAKATDRFVLSGGEDFFEPTKTFHGFRYAEVSGWPGELTPDSLEAVVVSSALHRIGTFECSDELVNQLHRNVIWGQRGNFLDVPTDCPQRDERLGWTGDIAAFAPTAVFNFDVKDFLADWLRDLREEQLHADGRVPFVAPDVIKFRPPEQQRSQGQPVTALWGDAAVWVPWTLYQAYGDQQVLIDQYDSMTEHARAIERSLSPNGLWDTGFQFADWLDPDAPPDRPGDAKADKGVVATACAYRTAGLVARTAELLGNQADHDHFADMADGLKRAFNTHYVDDQGIITSDCATVYALAIHFDLIDQVKRDAAGQRLAELAEKAGYRVSTGFAGTPFICWALTETGHLDTAYHLLLEKENPSWLYPVTMGATTIWERWDSMLPDGSINPGEMTSFNHYALGAVADWLHKVVAGIDALEPGYARIKIAPQPGGGLTSARATLITPHGELRSSWQLTGDELTMDVSVPVGATAEVTVPGRSPESVSSGEHHFTSTFD, from the coding sequence ATGGCGGAAGAAACTGACCCCCTGGCCGGCGCGACGGTGATCGCCCCGGACGACGACTTCTCCGGCGCCCCGCTGCTGCGCACAGAATTCGATCTTGCCGCCGACCACGGCGACCTGGTCTCGGCAACACTGACGGCGACTGCGCTCGGGATCGTCGATCTGGAGATCGGCGGCCGGCCCGTGGCACCCGACGTGCTGACGCCGGGTTGGAGCAGCTACGAATGGCGCATCCGCTATCGCAGCTACGACGTGACCGGCCTGCTGCCGGCCCCGGGAGACAGAGCCGCGATGGGCGCGTCACTGGGAAACGGCTGGTACCGCGGCCGGATCGGTTTCACCGGCGGTGTCGGCCTGTACGGGGACGAACTCGGGCTGATCGCCCGGCTCGACCTCAGTTATGCCGACGGCCACGTCCAGACCGTGGTCACCGACGAGAGCTGGCAGGCGGGACCATCGGCCACCACGGACAACCAGATCTACGACGGCCAGACCATCGACGCACGACGAGTTCAATCGGGATGGTCCTCCCCCGGCTTCGCGGCCGACGGCTGGGTCGGCGTCCACGCCCTGGATCTCGACCGCAACCGGCTGGTGCCGCCGATCGGGCCGCCGGTGATCCGCCAGGAGTCGATCAAGCCGGTGGCGATCCTGACCTCTCCATCGGGCAGGACGCTGGTGGATTTCGGCCAGAATCTCGTCGGCTGGTTGCGGTTCACCGTCACCGGCGAGGCCGGTCGGGAGATCGTGATCAAGCATGCCGAGGTGCTGGAGAACGGCGAGCTGGGCACCCGCCCGTTGCGTTCGGCCAAGGCGACCGACCGGTTCGTGCTGTCCGGAGGCGAGGATTTCTTCGAGCCGACCAAGACGTTCCACGGTTTCCGGTACGCGGAGGTGAGCGGCTGGCCGGGCGAGCTCACACCGGACTCGCTGGAGGCGGTCGTCGTCTCCTCCGCGCTGCACCGGATCGGCACCTTCGAGTGTTCCGACGAACTGGTCAACCAGCTGCATCGCAACGTGATCTGGGGTCAGCGGGGCAACTTCCTCGATGTTCCGACCGACTGTCCGCAACGCGACGAGCGACTCGGTTGGACCGGCGACATCGCTGCTTTCGCGCCGACAGCGGTTTTCAACTTCGACGTCAAGGACTTCCTTGCCGACTGGCTTCGCGATCTTCGGGAGGAACAGCTGCACGCCGACGGGCGGGTACCGTTCGTCGCCCCAGATGTGATCAAGTTCCGGCCACCGGAGCAACAACGCAGCCAGGGCCAGCCGGTCACCGCACTCTGGGGTGATGCGGCCGTGTGGGTGCCGTGGACCCTCTACCAGGCCTACGGTGATCAACAGGTCCTGATCGACCAGTACGACTCCATGACCGAACACGCCCGGGCGATCGAGCGGAGCCTTTCGCCCAACGGTCTGTGGGACACCGGATTCCAGTTCGCCGACTGGCTCGACCCGGACGCACCGCCGGACCGTCCCGGGGACGCCAAGGCGGACAAGGGCGTGGTCGCGACCGCGTGCGCGTACCGGACGGCCGGGTTGGTCGCACGCACCGCAGAACTGCTCGGCAACCAGGCCGATCATGATCATTTCGCGGACATGGCGGACGGCCTGAAGCGGGCGTTCAACACCCACTACGTCGATGATCAAGGCATCATCACCAGCGACTGCGCGACTGTCTACGCGCTGGCCATCCATTTCGATCTGATCGACCAGGTCAAGCGGGACGCCGCCGGACAGCGCCTCGCTGAACTTGCCGAGAAGGCCGGGTACCGCGTCTCCACCGGCTTCGCCGGGACACCGTTCATCTGCTGGGCGCTCACCGAGACCGGCCATCTCGATACCGCGTACCACCTGCTGTTGGAGAAGGAGAACCCGAGCTGGCTCTACCCGGTGACCATGGGCGCGACGACGATCTGGGAGCGCTGGGACTCGATGCTCCCCGACGGCAGCATCAACCCCGGGGAGATGACCAGCTTCAACCACTACGCCCTGGGCGCTGTCGCCGACTGGCTGCACAAGGTGGTCGCCGGCATCGACGCCCTGGAGCCCGGATACGCGCGGATCAAGATCGCACCGCAGCCGGGAGGCGGGCTGACGTCGGCGCGCGCGACCCTGATCACCCCGCACGGCGAGCTCCGCAGCTCCTGGCAACTGACCGGCGACGAGTTGACGATGGACGTTTCCGTCCCGGTCGGCGCCACCGCGGAGGTGACGGTGCCGGGCCGCT